From a single Fulvivirga ulvae genomic region:
- a CDS encoding glycosyltransferase, producing the protein MKIAIFTLGTQGDVQPFAVLGQALKKRGHQVTLSTTKNFDALVKSYDIDFLPVEADFHEFLNSEEGRKMMKNPFRAKKKLSIWVYPMIYKAMKAFYKLSKESDRVIFHVKTMGDYFADQFPEKMIKANVVPAIEYTTEFVNPIFSALPIPSFLNRLTYKLSDLGVSLMMKPVKEFRRDEGLPLKFKKPTLPSIYGISNHYLKKPNDYPDHSHFTGFWTSPSSTELEEDLVDFINQGSAPLLITFGSMTFETKMDLPKAIEKLSDELKVRVIVVKGWGFNNTKTLDKNPNIKVIKSAPYDKLFTHVKAVINHGGIGTISACLMAGKPFFACPVLYPLGDQHFWATIGYQKGVALKPKNLKSMTEKDLIENSRALLSTESLYKNSIALSKKIKQENGLQKAIELIEGNIW; encoded by the coding sequence ATGAAAATAGCAATTTTTACGTTGGGGACACAAGGCGACGTACAACCATTTGCAGTATTAGGGCAGGCATTGAAAAAACGAGGTCACCAGGTAACACTTTCTACCACGAAAAACTTTGATGCACTGGTAAAATCTTATGACATTGACTTTCTTCCTGTAGAAGCAGATTTTCACGAGTTTTTGAATTCTGAGGAGGGAAGGAAAATGATGAAAAATCCGTTTAGGGCCAAAAAGAAATTAAGTATCTGGGTCTACCCAATGATTTACAAGGCTATGAAAGCCTTTTACAAATTATCCAAAGAAAGTGACCGGGTGATTTTTCATGTCAAAACAATGGGCGACTATTTTGCTGACCAGTTTCCTGAAAAAATGATAAAAGCGAATGTTGTTCCGGCAATAGAATATACAACGGAATTTGTCAACCCCATTTTTAGTGCTTTGCCCATTCCTTCGTTTTTAAATAGATTAACCTATAAATTGTCGGACCTGGGGGTGAGCCTGATGATGAAACCGGTTAAGGAATTTAGAAGAGATGAAGGGCTGCCTCTAAAATTTAAGAAACCAACACTACCCTCCATATATGGGATCAGTAATCACTACCTTAAAAAACCAAACGACTACCCTGACCATAGTCATTTTACAGGCTTTTGGACATCACCTTCATCAACAGAACTAGAGGAAGATCTGGTTGACTTCATCAACCAAGGTTCGGCCCCTCTCTTAATTACATTTGGCAGTATGACATTTGAAACTAAAATGGATTTGCCCAAAGCCATAGAAAAGCTTTCTGATGAACTCAAAGTAAGGGTAATTGTAGTTAAAGGATGGGGCTTTAACAATACAAAAACCCTGGATAAAAACCCAAATATCAAAGTGATAAAGTCAGCACCATACGATAAACTTTTCACCCATGTAAAGGCTGTAATTAATCATGGAGGAATTGGAACTATATCTGCCTGTTTAATGGCAGGAAAACCATTTTTTGCCTGTCCGGTATTGTATCCACTGGGCGACCAGCATTTTTGGGCCACCATTGGCTACCAAAAAGGAGTAGCCTTGAAACCAAAAAACTTAAAAAGTATGACAGAGAAAGATCTAATTGAAAATTCCAGGGCTTTATTATCTACAGAATCGCTGTACAAAAATAGTATAGCCTTATCGAAAAAAATCAAGCAGGAAAACGGACTGCAAAAAGCCATTGAACTTATTGAAGGAAACATTTGGTAA
- a CDS encoding DMT family transporter codes for MSLIHILAFTGGVFLAMQAAFNTQLGAILKQPLIAVVAASATSTIFGGLMLLFYHKENFQMTDAHQVPWYLWFIGGVFSMVGITLYFYTIPKLGISRMIALGLCGQLLFSLIAGKYGWLNLPVEPLTPKRLLGGIAMIIGIILINSK; via the coding sequence ATGTCATTAATACATATTCTAGCATTTACAGGTGGGGTTTTCCTGGCAATGCAGGCGGCTTTCAATACACAACTGGGAGCCATTTTAAAACAACCATTAATAGCTGTGGTAGCAGCATCTGCTACAAGTACAATTTTTGGTGGCTTAATGCTTCTATTTTACCATAAAGAAAATTTTCAGATGACTGATGCTCATCAGGTTCCCTGGTATTTATGGTTTATTGGCGGGGTATTTAGCATGGTCGGAATTACTCTTTATTTCTACACTATTCCCAAACTAGGCATTTCAAGAATGATTGCTTTAGGCTTGTGCGGCCAACTCCTATTTTCATTAATAGCCGGAAAATATGGCTGGCTGAATTTACCTGTAGAACCGCTTACCCCGAAAAGACTCCTGGGAGGAATAGCAATGATCATCGGAATTATCTTAATAAACTCAAAATGA